Proteins found in one Thunnus maccoyii chromosome 5, fThuMac1.1, whole genome shotgun sequence genomic segment:
- the LOC121898108 gene encoding transmembrane and coiled-coil domain protein 3-like — MPSANVSVRSLSEVEKYLSSRMDRSTEGIGVSMRRGSSENNLDLDLSDGGPGPTPGFEVQRSRSCLDNLQQKILKVTEQLKIEQTARDENVAEYLKLVNSADKQQVGRIKQVFEKKNQKSAQNIAQMQKKLEQYHRKMKDSEIHHSPSPHSSHSKHSTIPRESPRELLRDMTGSGRHPTMDKIKTIGPGVSLSPPFFFSKPREFANLIRNKFGSADNIAHLKTTLDPSSPLPTDSAGKGLSSSTSMVGKPKYPSDDECSSGSASISADSNGNPVGGGVSAGQVQTQGQGQGKQAGGDGQSRLALSLEEVREIKDAQSQLEEDMEEMKAQFKRDYGIISQSLQEERYRYERLEDQLNDLTELHQNEMTNLKQELASIEERVAYQAQERARDIQEALESCQTRVSKLELQQQQQQQTVQLETHDARVLLGKSINIMLAIITVILVCVSTAAKFAAPLMRSRYHVVATFLGVCFLTIFWKNWDRLQYAIDRVLVPA; from the exons ATGCCCAGCGCCAACGTGTCCGTGCGAAGTTTATCTGAAGTGGAGAAATACCTCAGCAGCCGGATG GACCGGAGTACCGAGGGCATTGGTGTGTCGATGCGCCGGGGTTCTTCAGAGAACAATCTGGATCTGGACCTGAGTGATGGAGGTCCTGGTCCTACTCCGGGCTTCGAGGTCCAGCGTAGCCGTTCTTGCTTGGACAACCTCCAGCAGAAGATACTGAAAGTCACAGAGCAGCTGAAGATTGAGCAAACTGCGCGGGACGAGAATGTAGCAGAGTACCTGAAGCTGGTGAACAGTGCGGACAAGCAGCAGGTGGGGCGCATCAAGCAAGTGTTTGAGAAGAAGAACCAGAAGTCAGCTCAAAACATAGCCCAAATGCAGAAGAAGTTGGAGCAGTATCATCGTAAGATGAAAGACAGTGAAATCCATCACAGCCCATCCCCTCACTCGTCCCATAGCAAACACAGCACCATACCCAGGGAGTCGCCCAGAGAGCTGCTGAGGGATATGACAGGCAGTGGCCGACATCCAACCATGGACAAGATCAAGACTATTGGACCAGGTGtttccctctcccctcctttcttcttcaGTAAGCCCCGAGAGTTCGCGAACCTCATCAGGAACAAGTTCGGCAGTGCTGACAACATCGCCCACCTCAAGACCACTCTGGACCCTTCCTCTCCGCTGCCGACTGACAGTGCAGGAAAGGGGTTGAGTAGCAGTACCTCCATGGTGGGCAAACCCAAGTATCCCAGTGATGATGAGTGCTCCTCAGGGAGTGCTTCAATTTCAGCAGACAGTAATGGGAACCCAGTGGGGGGTGGAGTGTCAGCAGGGCAGGTGCAGACTCAGGGCCAGGGCCAAGGTAAGCAGGCAGGGGGAGACGGCCAGAGCAGACTGGCTTTGAGCCtggaggaggtgagagagaTCAAAGATGCCCAGAGCCAGCTGGAGGAGGATATGGAGGAGATGAAGGCTCAGTTCAAGAGAGACTATGGCATCATCAGCCAATCACTGCAGGAGGAGCGATACAG GTATGAACGTTTGGAGGACCAACTGAACGACCTGACGGAGCTTCACCAAAATGAGATGACTAATCTGAAGCAGGAACTGGCCAGCATCGAGGAGAGAGTAGCCTACCAGGCTCAAGAAAGGGCCAGGGACATACAG GAAGCTCTTGAGTCGTGTCAGACGCGAGTGTCCAAGCTGGAactccaacagcagcagcagcagcagacggTCCAGCTCGAGACCCACGACGCTCGAGTCTTGCTTGGGAAGAGCATCAACATAATGTTGGCCATCATCACCGTCATCCTGGTGTGCGTCTCTACCGCTGCCAAGTTTGCTGCTCCGCTGATGAGGAGCCGGTACCATGTGGTGGCTACCTTCTTGGGAGTTTGCTTTTTGACCATATTCTGGAAGAACTGGGACCGTTTACAATATGCCATAGACAGAGTGCTGGTGCCTGCCTGA